Proteins from one Mycobacterium sp. SMC-2 genomic window:
- a CDS encoding UDP-glucose/GDP-mannose dehydrogenase family protein encodes MRCTVFGTGYLGATHAVGMAELGHEVVGVDIDPGKVAKLAGGDIPFYEPGLRKLLTKNLTAGRLRFTTDYDMAAEFADVHFLGVGTPQKKGEYGADLRHVYAVIDALVPRLTRSSVLVGKSTVPVGTAAELNHRAAALAPGGVDVEIAWNPEFLREGYAVRDTLHPDRIVLGVQQDSTRAEATVRELYGPLLAEGVPFLVTDLQTAELVKVSANAFLATKISFINAISEVCEAAGADVSVLADALGYDPRIGRQFLNAGLGFGGGCLPKDIRAFMARAGELGADQALTFLREVDSINMRRRTRMVELTSAACGGSLLGANIAVLGAAFKPESDDVRDSPALNVAGQLQLNGAAVNVYDPKALDNAQRLFPTLNYAVSVEEACERADAVLVLTEWRQFIDLDPGDLADRVRARVIVDGRNCLDAVRWKRAGWRVFRLGAPRP; translated from the coding sequence ATGCGATGCACCGTCTTCGGCACCGGCTATCTGGGTGCCACCCACGCCGTCGGGATGGCGGAACTGGGACACGAGGTCGTCGGGGTCGATATCGACCCGGGGAAGGTCGCCAAGCTCGCCGGGGGTGACATTCCGTTTTACGAGCCCGGCCTGCGCAAGCTGCTAACGAAGAACCTGACGGCGGGGCGGCTGCGGTTCACCACCGACTACGACATGGCGGCCGAGTTCGCCGACGTGCATTTCCTCGGGGTCGGCACGCCGCAGAAAAAGGGCGAGTACGGTGCCGACCTGCGCCACGTGTACGCCGTCATCGACGCGCTGGTGCCTCGGCTGACGAGATCGTCGGTGCTGGTTGGCAAATCGACCGTTCCGGTGGGAACCGCGGCCGAGCTGAACCACCGGGCGGCCGCGCTGGCGCCGGGCGGCGTCGACGTCGAAATCGCCTGGAATCCGGAGTTCCTGCGCGAGGGCTACGCGGTGCGCGACACCCTGCATCCTGACCGGATCGTCCTTGGTGTGCAACAGGATTCGACCCGCGCCGAGGCGACGGTCCGCGAGCTCTACGGACCCCTGCTCGCCGAGGGCGTGCCGTTCCTGGTGACCGACTTGCAGACCGCGGAGCTGGTCAAGGTCTCCGCCAACGCCTTTCTGGCGACCAAGATTTCGTTCATCAACGCCATCTCCGAGGTGTGCGAGGCCGCGGGCGCCGACGTCAGCGTGCTGGCCGACGCGCTCGGCTACGACCCCCGCATCGGTCGCCAATTCCTCAACGCCGGCCTGGGTTTCGGCGGCGGCTGCCTGCCCAAGGACATCCGCGCCTTCATGGCCCGCGCCGGCGAGCTGGGAGCCGACCAGGCGCTGACGTTCCTGCGTGAGGTCGACAGCATCAACATGCGCCGGCGCACCCGGATGGTGGAGCTGACCAGCGCCGCGTGCGGCGGCTCGCTGCTGGGCGCCAATATCGCCGTGCTCGGCGCGGCGTTCAAGCCGGAATCCGACGACGTGCGCGACTCGCCCGCGCTCAACGTCGCGGGGCAGCTGCAGCTCAACGGCGCCGCGGTCAACGTGTACGACCCCAAGGCGCTGGACAACGCGCAGCGGCTGTTCCCGACGTTGAACTACGCGGTCTCGGTCGAGGAGGCGTGCGAGCGCGCGGACGCGGTGCTCGTCCTCACCGAGTGGCGGCAATTCATCGACCTCGACCCCGGCGACCTGGCCGACCGCGTGCGGGCCCGGGTCATCGTCGACGGCCGCAACTGTCTCGACGCTGTTCGCTGGAAGCGGGCGGGCTGGCGGGTGTTCCGGCTGGGCGCGCCGCGACCGTAG
- a CDS encoding maleylpyruvate isomerase family mycothiol-dependent enzyme, protein MDYAGAFLEENRAFSELLRDADQSKPVPTCPGWSLSQLLRHVGRGDRWAAQIVRDRLEEFLDPRTVEGGKPPPDPADAMSWLHGGAQLLVDAVELTGAETPVWTFLGSRPANWWVRRRLHEVAVHRADAAIALGAEFTLAADVAADGITEWLERVAIQAGGDGATLPLEDGNTLHLHATDPGLGDAGEWTVGVDHGRITWSHEHGKGTAALRGGATELLLAILRRVPLADTGIQLFGDEAVWQNWLDRTPL, encoded by the coding sequence GTGGACTATGCCGGCGCATTCCTCGAAGAGAACCGGGCATTTTCGGAGCTTCTCCGCGATGCCGACCAATCCAAGCCGGTGCCGACCTGCCCGGGGTGGAGCCTGAGTCAGCTCCTGCGCCACGTCGGCCGCGGCGACCGCTGGGCGGCGCAGATCGTGCGCGACCGGCTCGAGGAGTTTCTCGACCCCCGAACCGTCGAGGGCGGCAAGCCTCCACCGGATCCGGCCGACGCCATGTCCTGGTTGCATGGTGGCGCGCAGCTGCTGGTCGACGCCGTCGAGCTGACGGGTGCGGAAACGCCGGTGTGGACCTTTCTGGGGTCCCGGCCGGCGAACTGGTGGGTCCGCCGCCGCCTGCACGAGGTGGCGGTGCACCGGGCCGACGCGGCCATCGCCCTGGGGGCCGAATTCACGCTGGCCGCCGATGTGGCCGCCGACGGGATCACCGAATGGCTCGAGCGGGTCGCGATCCAGGCCGGCGGCGATGGGGCGACGCTCCCGCTCGAGGACGGCAACACCCTGCACCTCCACGCCACCGATCCCGGGCTCGGTGACGCCGGCGAATGGACGGTCGGCGTCGACCACGGCCGGATCACCTGGTCACACGAGCACGGCAAGGGCACCGCGGCGCTGCGCGGCGGGGCCACCGAGCTGCTGCTGGCCATCCTGCGCCGGGTGCCGCTCGCCGACACGGGCATTCAGCTGTTCGGCGACGAGGCGGTGTGGCAGAACTGGTTGGACCGTACCCCGCTCTAG
- a CDS encoding nuclear transport factor 2 family protein has protein sequence MTTSEIATVLAWHDALNAGDLETLVALSSDDIEIGDAHGAAQGHEALRRWAASRHGTAELGRMYVHDGVVVAEQKVSAPDDPGAVTTAAAAFRVVHDHVTSVFRHEDLASALAATELTESDLVN, from the coding sequence ATGACCACTTCGGAGATCGCCACCGTCCTGGCATGGCACGACGCGCTGAACGCCGGCGACCTGGAAACCCTGGTCGCGCTCTCCAGCGACGACATCGAGATCGGCGACGCGCACGGGGCCGCGCAAGGCCACGAGGCGCTGCGTCGGTGGGCCGCTTCCCGCCACGGCACGGCCGAGCTCGGCCGGATGTACGTGCACGACGGTGTCGTGGTCGCCGAACAGAAGGTCAGCGCCCCGGACGATCCGGGGGCCGTGACGACCGCCGCGGCGGCGTTCCGGGTGGTCCACGACCACGTCACCTCCGTGTTCCGGCACGAGGACCTGGCGTCAGCGCTGGCGGCCACCGAACTCACCGAATCCGATCTCGTCAATTGA
- the rfbA gene encoding glucose-1-phosphate thymidylyltransferase RfbA translates to MRGIILAGGSGTRLHPITVGISKQLLPVYDKPMVYYPLSTLMMAGIRDILVITTPHDAAGFHRLLGDGSQFGINITYVAQERPEGLAQAFVLGADHIGNDTVALVLGDNIFYGPGLGTSLSRFQTVSGGAVFAYWVANPSAYGVVEFSDDGTALSLEEKPQTPKSNYAVPGLYFYDNDVIEIAKALKKSPRGEYEITEVNQIYLSRGKLSVEVMVRGTAWLDTGTFDSLLDASDFVRTLERRQGLKVSVPEEVAWQQGWITDEQLAASAQRLLKSGYGGYLLDLLERSRFH, encoded by the coding sequence ATGCGCGGCATCATCCTGGCCGGCGGGTCCGGCACTCGCCTGCATCCGATCACCGTCGGCATCAGCAAGCAGTTGCTGCCGGTGTACGACAAACCGATGGTGTACTACCCGCTGTCCACGCTGATGATGGCCGGGATCCGGGACATTCTGGTGATCACCACCCCGCACGACGCGGCGGGCTTTCACCGGCTCCTGGGCGATGGTTCGCAATTCGGGATCAACATCACCTACGTGGCGCAGGAACGGCCCGAGGGCCTGGCGCAGGCCTTCGTCCTGGGCGCCGACCACATCGGCAATGACACGGTGGCTTTGGTGCTGGGAGACAACATCTTCTACGGACCCGGGCTGGGCACCAGCCTGAGCCGCTTCCAAACCGTCAGCGGCGGAGCGGTTTTCGCTTACTGGGTGGCCAACCCGTCGGCGTACGGCGTCGTCGAGTTCAGTGACGACGGTACGGCGCTGTCGCTGGAGGAGAAACCCCAAACACCGAAATCCAATTACGCGGTGCCGGGTCTGTACTTCTACGACAACGACGTGATCGAGATCGCCAAGGCCCTGAAGAAATCGCCGCGCGGTGAGTACGAGATCACCGAGGTCAACCAGATCTATCTCAGCCGGGGCAAGCTCTCGGTCGAGGTGATGGTCCGCGGCACGGCCTGGCTCGACACCGGCACGTTCGACTCCCTGCTGGACGCCAGCGACTTCGTGCGCACGCTGGAACGACGGCAAGGCCTGAAGGTCAGCGTCCCCGAGGAGGTGGCGTGGCAGCAGGGCTGGATCACCGACGAGCAGCTGGCCGCGAGTGCGCAGCGCCTGCTCAAGTCCGGGTACGGCGGCTATCTGCTGGATCTGTTGGAGCGGAGCCGATTTCACTAG
- a CDS encoding YibE/F family protein, which translates to MTHSHSHGLSGPSPVESLPARIVVGLLVAIGLAVLAGAIMLWPSREHVDIPMPFQNAAGGAVSTQAGHVLSTGIGDCGSPSVSQVLTTAPQPAPAGAGRCVLTQVAIDSGPNAGANTLLESSPGPGQPKFAVGDHVRLVRQVDDQGATSYAFYDFERRWSLVALAIAFAVVVVAVARWRGLLALMGIVVAFVVLVVFLLPALRDGAPAVPVALVAAAAILYAVIYLAHGVSLRTSAALLGTLTSLLIAAGLSWSAIQLAHLTGLSDDQNATVSAYLGNVSIGGLLLAGFIIGSLGVLNDVTVTQASTVFELARLGGSRRAIFLGAIRVGRDHIASTVYTLVLAYAGSSLPLLLLFSVANRSLADVLTSESVAIEIARSAVGGIALALSVPLTTAIAAVLAKPSEIGSAPTDPADSRRTRT; encoded by the coding sequence GTGACGCATTCGCACTCACACGGCCTGTCCGGTCCGTCCCCCGTTGAGTCGCTGCCCGCCAGGATCGTCGTCGGGCTGCTGGTGGCGATCGGCCTGGCGGTGCTGGCCGGTGCCATCATGCTGTGGCCCAGCCGGGAGCACGTCGACATCCCCATGCCGTTCCAGAACGCGGCCGGGGGCGCGGTGAGCACGCAGGCCGGGCACGTGCTGTCCACCGGCATCGGAGACTGTGGCAGCCCGTCGGTCAGCCAGGTGCTCACCACCGCGCCGCAGCCGGCGCCGGCGGGCGCGGGGCGGTGCGTGTTGACCCAGGTGGCGATCGATTCGGGGCCCAACGCCGGGGCCAACACGTTGCTGGAGTCCTCGCCCGGCCCCGGACAGCCGAAATTCGCGGTGGGAGACCATGTTCGGCTCGTTCGGCAGGTCGACGATCAGGGCGCCACCAGCTACGCGTTCTACGACTTCGAACGCCGCTGGTCGTTGGTTGCCCTGGCCATCGCGTTCGCGGTGGTGGTCGTCGCCGTGGCGCGCTGGCGGGGGCTGCTCGCGCTGATGGGCATCGTCGTCGCGTTCGTGGTGCTGGTGGTGTTCTTGCTGCCGGCCTTGCGCGACGGCGCGCCCGCGGTTCCGGTGGCGTTGGTGGCCGCGGCGGCCATCCTCTATGCGGTCATCTACCTGGCCCACGGCGTGAGTCTGCGGACCAGCGCCGCACTGCTGGGCACCCTTACGTCGCTGCTGATTGCCGCTGGATTATCTTGGTCCGCAATTCAATTGGCCCACCTGACCGGATTGTCGGACGACCAAAACGCCACCGTCAGCGCGTATTTGGGCAACGTGTCGATCGGCGGCCTGCTGCTGGCCGGCTTCATCATCGGGTCGCTGGGCGTGCTCAACGACGTGACGGTGACGCAGGCCTCGACGGTGTTCGAGCTCGCCCGCCTCGGCGGGTCGCGGCGTGCGATCTTCCTGGGCGCCATCCGAGTTGGCCGCGATCACATCGCCAGCACGGTGTACACGCTGGTGCTGGCCTACGCCGGGAGTTCGCTGCCGCTGCTGCTGCTGTTCAGCGTGGCCAACCGCTCGCTGGCCGACGTGTTGACGAGCGAGAGCGTGGCCATCGAGATCGCCCGGTCGGCGGTGGGCGGCATCGCACTGGCGCTGTCGGTGCCGCTGACGACGGCGATCGCCGCGGTGCTGGCGAAGCCTAGTGAAATCGGCTCCGCTCCAACAGATCCAGCAGATAGCCGCCGTACCCGGACTTGA